A DNA window from Camelina sativa cultivar DH55 chromosome 17, Cs, whole genome shotgun sequence contains the following coding sequences:
- the LOC104759844 gene encoding uncharacterized protein LOC104759844: MHALMENQKKNATEVTVKIDNMYSELNGRIESLNSHMRVLENQVAQSAARVKAPPGTLPGKNEANPKEYVNVVTLRSGKELPKPQQKAGNDRSSGGTDQSKTQNQEGNHDKVLNNIPDDVVKHGSTVPEEKQPSGLQQPYAPRLPFPTRRKSKIQEREYEKLKSVVGELQVRLPFIEAVRMVPALKKYMKEILTDKLSLEKGVMYLTQECSSMLQNRMPENCGDTRPFTLPCTIGDLKFSKCLCDMGASVSLMPLSVATRLGLYTFKPTQVTLVLDDRSTRRPEGVLENLPVQIGNCYIPTDFIVLKLDKESQEPILLGRPFLATAGAMINVKEGKIDLHMDDLILGFNLEKAAKKPTIDGQTFWVDTIGEIADEIYDEVCTSDHLAVALTKTEPELGYLSEKTENLARTLDAAAVLKHEVLFINL; encoded by the coding sequence ATGCATGCTCTGATGGAGAACCAGAAGAAAAATGCCACTGAGGTGACTGTCAAGATCGACAACATGTATTCTGAGCTGAATGGGAGAATCGAATCGTTAAACTCTCACATGAGAGTGTTGGAAAACCAAGTGGCACAATCGGCAGCTAGAGTCAAGGCACCTCCAGGAACACTTCCAGGAAAGAACGAGGCTAATCCAAAAGAATATGTGAATGTCGTCACCCTTCGAAGCGGCAAGGAGCTTCCGAAACCACAACAGAAAGCAGGGAATGACCGATCCAGCGGCGGGACTGACCAGTCTAAAACACAAAATCAGGAAGGCAACCATGACAAAGTTCTCAACAACATTCCTGATGATGTTGTTAAACATGGATCAACAGTTCCTGAGGAAAAACAACCCAGCGGACTGCAACAACCCTATGCACCCAGACTACCTTTCCCTACTCGCCGTAAATCAAAGATTCAGGAGCGAGAGTATGAGAAGCTGAAGTCAGTAGTAGGAGAGCTTCAGGTTAGACTTCCTTTCATCGAAGCAGTAAGGATGGTTCCAGCTCTTAAGAAGTATATGAAGGAAATTTTAACGGACAAGCTCAGTCTGGAGAAAGGAGTGATGTACCTCACACAAGAGTGCAGTTCTATGCTCCAAAATCGAATGCCTGAAAACTGTGGGGATACGAGACCATTTACCTTGCCTTGCACGATAGGAGATCTCAAGTTCAGCAAATGCCTCTGCGATATGGGAGCGAGCGTGAGCCTTATGCCACTCAGTGTTGCGACACGACTTGGCCTCTACACCTTCAAACCGACCCAAGTCACCCTCGTCCTTGATGATCGTTCCACTCGACGCCCAGAAGGAGTGTTGGAGAACCTACCAGTGCAAATTGGGAACTGCTACATTCCTACTGATTTCATAGTTCTGAAGCTTGACAAGGAATCCCAAGAACCGATTCTACTTGGAAGACCTTTCTTGGCCACGGCTGGTGCGATGATAAACGTCAAGGAGGGAAAGATTGATTTACACATGGATGATCTGATTTTGGGATTCAATTTGGAGAAAGCAGCCAAGAAACCTACGATTGATGGTCAAACTTTCTGGGTTGATACAATAGGTGAAATAGCTGATGAGATCTATGATGAAGTGTGTACAAGTGATCATTTGGCTGTAGCACTCACCAAGACGGAACCAGAGCTGGGATATCTCTCTGAGAAGACTGAGAACTTGGCCAGAACACTCGATGCTGCAGCAGTTCTGAAACATGAAGTCCTATTCATCAACCTGTAA